A window from Setaria italica strain Yugu1 chromosome VIII, Setaria_italica_v2.0, whole genome shotgun sequence encodes these proteins:
- the LOC111258308 gene encoding uncharacterized protein LOC111258308, giving the protein MESMQAALNKVSNLPADRIDGVHKIWARDLKELVYDIQDSIDVFMVRVDSPVHTKPHSFRRFFDRTIGFLTKAKNRHHIADDIQDIKRRIHEVSNRRERFKFEATAAQSDRNQIDPRVLACFEDAANLWD; this is encoded by the coding sequence ATGGAGAGCATGCAGGCTGCCCTCAACAAGGTGTCAAATCTCCCAGCTGATCGGATAGATGGTGTTCACAAGATCTGGGCGAGGGACTTGAAGGAGCTTGTCTATGATATTCAGGACAGCATCGATGTTTTCATGGTGCGTGTCGATTCTCCTGTGCACACCAAGCCGCATAGCTTCAGAAGATTTTTTGACAGGACCATCGGCTTCTTGACAAAAGCCAAGAATCGGCATCATATCGCCGATGACATTCAAGACATCAAGAGACGCATCCATGAGGTTTCTAATAGGCGAGAAAGGTTCAAGTTTGAAGCCACAGCAGCGCAGTCTGATAGGAACCAAATCGACCCTCGCGTGCTTGCTTGCTTTGAAGATGCAGCGAATCTTTGGGACTGA